The genomic region TGATTGGATTATACGAAATTAGATATGTAAATGAAGCATTTATTAAGTCGCTAGAGGCTGAAATTGCCCAGCAAACCACTACAATTTCAAGACGTTGTGTGGAATTCTTACTTAAGGATAAAGCGCTACAGCCATATCATGATAAAGTGGAAGAAAAACAGCAGCAACTCGATAAGATCAGTAAAGTTGTTGAAGCGAAAAAGCTGGAAGAGGACGTCAATCAGATCGCAATCGATCTGGAAATGCTTATCGATATAGTTTCGAATCTGGATATCGAAGATACGTCACATTCTACCAAAATCATCGATAATATTTCTTTGATCTTTGCGACGATAAATCAGCTTAAGGCCGCCATTAAAAACAAGAAAAAGTCGCTTGGGAGCAAAGAAGCTAAAGCCGATTTTGCCGCACAGTTAAAACTTATAGATCAGAGTATTATTAATTATCTGGATATCGCTTCAACTCCTGAAAAATGTGATGAATTTCAAACAAAAGTCAGTATTCAACTGGAAGAATTAGAAGGTAAATTTGCCGATTTTGAGGAATTTATTACTGAAATTATCGAAAAGCGGGAAGAAGTTTATAATGCCTTTGAAAGTAAAAAAAGCACTATTAACGAAAAGCGAAATAAAAAAGCCATTGCACTGCAAACTGCTTCAGATCGTATTTTAAAAAGCATTGGCAAAAAAGCCGAAAGTCTACAATCGGTTTCAGAAATTAACGGCTATTACGCTTCAGATCTTATGGTTAACAAACTTCGCGATATCGTGGAGCAGTTACGAGAACTGGACGATAGCGGTAATGCAGAAGAAATTGAAACTTCTTTAAAAACAAGTAGGGAAGATGCGTTGCGAAAACTAAAAGACAAGCAGGATCTTTACGAAGATGGCGAGAATATTATCAAACTTGGTAATCATAAATTCGGGGTAAACCGCCAGGAACTGGATTTAAGTATTGTTTTTAAAGATGACAAACTTTTTTACCATTTAAGCGGAACTGATTTTTACCAGGAGCTGAAAAATGAAATTCTAAATAATAGTAGAGAATACTGGAATCAGGAGTTTATTTCTGAAAATGATTCGGTTTATCGTTCTTCATTTTTAGCCTTTAAAATTTATAAAGATCAAAATCCAGAAATACTTTCGGGGTTAAATGAGGACGAGTTGCTGAAGGTGATTCAGGAAGAAAGCAGCAGTAATTATTCTGAAGGTTATATAAAAGGCGTTCATGATCTTGATGCGGCTAAAATTCTACATATTTTGGTGCAAAAACATCAGGATTTAGGGATATTAAGATGGCGACCTGAAATTCGTGCCTTTGCGAGGTATTTTTGGAATAAGCTAGAAAATGATGTAAAAGAGGGCTACAATAACTCGATAAAAGCATCGGGACAGGTCTTAAAATATTTTCCAAACACCCGCGAATATGATTTTTTGATTCAGGAATTAGAGCTGGTTATTAGTGATTTTGGGCAAAATACAGGTTTATTTTCTGCGGAAGTAAGTTTAGAAGTGGCACAATATCTTTTTGAAGAATTACAAAGTGATGATCAGTTTGTGGTGAGCGGATTAGCAAAAAAACTTGCCGATGATTTTCAGCAAATGCTCAAAAAAGAAAGAGCTGAATCTCAGTTTAAAAACAGTGTTGAAAGTTTACAATCGTATTCCGCAAAAATAAGACTGGTTAAACAATGGCTTCAGGCTTTTGCTAAGTCGAAATTGTTAGAAAATCAAGTGAACTATATTGATGAAGCGACCTGTTGTATTTTATTTCCACAGCAAAATCCGGAAGTGAATCATATCGATCCATCTGCGGCTATTTCAGAACTAAAAGGAGACCATAAAAATATCAAAAATGGGCAATTTGAGTTCAATTTTCATCAGTTTACACAAAAACTTCAGTTGTATTTCAATTATAGCGTTCCGGCATTTCAAGCCTTCAGAAAAGCAAGACATCAGGTCACCGAAGATTTAAAAGAGCAGCTAAAATTAGACGAATTTAAGCCTAGGGTGTTGACCTCTTTTGTACGGAATAAATTAATAGATCAGGTTTATTTCCCATTGTTTGGCGAAAACTTGGCGAAGCAATTGGGAAGTGTAGGGGAGAATCGACGTACTGACCGGATGGGAATGTTATTATTAATTTCACCACCGGGTTATGGAAAAACAACGCTGATGGAATATATTGCCAATCGTTTAGGCTTGGTGTTTATGAAAATTAATGGCCCGGCAATTGGTCATGAGGTGACCTCTGTAGATCCAGAAGCGGCGACCAATTCGGCCTCCCGACAGGAATTAAAAAAGCTGAATTTAGCTTTTGAAATGGGCAATAATGTGATGTTATATCTGGACGATATTCAGCATTGTAATCCGGAATTTTTGCAAAAGTTCATTTCTTTAGCAGACGGTACCCGAAAGATAGAAGGAATTTATAACGGAAAATCAAAAACTTATGATTTGCGCGGTAAGAAATTTTGTGTCATCATGGCGGGGAACCCTTATACTGAAAGTGGTGAGAAATTTAGAATCCCGGATATGCTTTCTAATCGGGCAGATATCTATAATCTAGGGGATATAATTGGCGATACAGAAAGTTTATTTAAATTAAGCTTGTTGGAAAATTCGCTAACATCAAATCCTGTGTTGCACCAACTAAGGTCAAGAAATTTTGATGATGTGTATACATTGATTGATCGCGTAGAAAATAATTCGGATGCCGGAGAATTAAAAGGCAACCATACACAACAGGAAATTCAGGATTATAAATCGGTTTTGGAAAAAGTTCTCAGCATCAGGGATACGGTTTTGAAAGTAAACGAAACCTATATAAAATCGGCAGGAACAGAAGATGAATATCGAACCGAGCCTGCGTTTAAGTTGCAGGGGTCCTATCGGGATATGAATAAACTGGTTTCTAAAGTAGTACCGATAATGAATGAAAAAGAAGTAAACAGTTTGCTGTTATCACATTACGAAAATGAATCACAAACGCTTACTGCTGCTGCAGAAGCCAATTTGCTGAAGTTTAAAGAATTGCGTGGGAATATTTCTGAAGAAGAAAGATTGCGTTGGGATGCTATAAAGGAAACCTTCTTAAAGAATAATAAACTAAAAGGCTTTGGTGATAAAAACGAAATGGCGCAAGTCTTATCGCAAATGATGGCTTTTTCAGAAAACCTTGAAGGAATTAAACAGGTTTTGCAAAGAGGTCTGGAAAAGTGACATTTATTTTATACTGCCCCAACATCTACAAAAATTGTGTTTGGGCAGTTTTAAAATAAACTAAAATTTGACTAATGTTTTAATCAATTATAAGATATTTTTGGTTTTTACCTTGCCTTGAATTTCAATAATTTACTTTTATTCTTCATTATTAATGATAGGGAGTTGTAGCTAAAAGTAAGTATTTTTCTACATTCAGATGTAAGAAAACACAAATCTTAATATACTGAACAGTAGGTTTGTGTGTCTTTAGACGAATATCTAGGTAAATAATCGTTTTGTTTTTATTAAGAAAAAAATTAACATTAATTTCGTCCAGTTTATCTTAATATAAATTTTGATGAAGAAACATTATCCTCTTAGAAACGACTTAGCATTAACTTTTTTATTAATACTTTGTGTCTATTCTTTTGGCATCCTTGATTTATCTGCACAGGTAGGTATAGGAACTGCAAATCCTGATCCTTCGGCTATTTTGCATATTCAAAGTACGAATAAAGGAGTTTTATTACCGAAAGTTGATTTACAAAACCTAACCGATAAGTATACTGTTAGTAATCCTAAAGAGGGTTTACTGGTCTATAATGAAAGATATGATGACCAGAATAATCTAAGAAAGGGCTTTTATATCTGGGACAATGAAAAATGGGATAAAGTAGAAAATCAGTCTGACATAGATGAAGTCATGGATGGCATTGATGAGCGTTTAAAAGAATTAGAAGATGGTTCTGGTTCTGGCTCCGGATGGTCTTTAGATGGGAATAATTTTGATAATGTAAACAATGCCAATGCTAAGTTTTTGGGAACTACCACCTGGCATTCGTTATTTTTAAGAGCAGACGATAAACAAATCGCTGAGTTTGATCCTCATGGAGGTATTGCTTTAGGTTTTAACACCAAAGCAGACTGGGCAGGAGTTGCGATCGGAAATTCTGCAAGCATCACTGCCGATGAAGCCGGTGGCCATTGGGAAAAGTGCCAAATCCGGAAGCCGATCTATTTCTCTGGGAAATGGGGCTTTGGCGACAAGCGATGAAGCCATTGGTATTGGATTTAATGCCAATAGCTCTGGTAGTAAAGCAACTGCGATTGGACATTCTGCAAAAGCATCAGCAAATCAATCTGTAGCGGTTGGACAGTTGGCATCGGCAAGTGGTAGCAGTTCGTTTGCCATTGGTTCTAATGCTCAAGCTACCCAAAATGTAGCTTTTGCCATAGGGGATGGAGCGAGTGCAACCTCAAATGAGGCCTTTGCCATTGGTACCAACGCAAGTTCGTCGAGTGACCAGGGGATGGCCATTGGTGTGGGCGCCACAACTAAAAATCAACAAAATGCCCTTGCTATTGGTGTTAATTCTGAAGCTTCAGGTAATAACAGTATGGCGATAGGCCATTCTTCAAATGTATCCGGCCAATATGCGGCAGCGATTGGTTACAATAGTGAGGCGACCCAACAAAATGCTACAGCCTTAGGTTCAAATGCCAAAGCAAATGCTCAAAATGCTACGGCCATTGGTTATGAATCAACTGCCAGTACAGCCTATGCTATAGTTTTAGGAAACAATACTGCGGCATCAAACTGGAACGGATCAAAAATAGGTATTGGTACCAGTAATCCAACAGCTAAACTGCATGTTAATGGTTCATTACGAATTGTTGATGGAAACCAAGGAGCTAATAAAGTATTAACTTCGGATGCTAATGGTAATGCCAGCTGGAAAGTGATTTCTTCAGGAAGTTCTTCTAATCCTATTTTTGGTGAGATTTTTAGTAGTTCTAATAATTCATTGACTATTAATAATTTAAATTCTGCACAACCATTAACATTCGGTTCAGATAGTTATAAAAACTCTGTGAATACTTCTAACAATAATTTACAGGTAACCATTTCAGGTATATATAGAATAAATTATAATGTAACAGTAGAAAAATCGAATGGTGGATCTTTAGATCTCCAAATCTATTGTGCAACAGGATGGAACAGCTCAGATATTATTCCTGGGACAACTTCTTATATCAATTTAGATAGTAATACTAATGTTGGTTCTGTTTCCATAAATAAATTTGCATCACTTGGCGAGTACAAGCAAGTTTATGTTTTTTATAAAAAAGTTTCAGGAAATAAGGATTCTTTCGATTTGATCACTAATGGAAGTTCATTTAGTGTTGAATTGGCAAAATCAAATTAAATAGTAAATGTATTATTTGATAATCACGAATAAAAAAAAAGCTTCAATTATTAATTGAAGCTTTTTTTATTTTTATAAAAATCGCCTTTTTTATTATTGAAAGATTATCCAACACGGATGTACGAAAAAATTATTTGGATAGGAAGCTTGTCAAACATTAATCACTTTATAAATCAATTAAATAGTCTGTTTAGAATGTAAGCATAGGGACTAAACTTATATTAATAGGTTCTGTCGTGAATAAAAAAACACTTTTATTTGGATCTTAGTTTTTTATTTGCCCTATTATAATACAAACACTAGTCGCTTCTTGTGCTTTAAATTATTGCGAGTATATTCGCAATAATATAAATTACTTTCAAAAAAGTATGCGGAATATTCTAGTTACCGGCGGAGCAGGTTTTATAGGATCAAATTTTATTATCTATTATCTTGATCATAATCCTGATTCCGTTATTATCAATTTAGATGCTCTTACCTA from Zunongwangia profunda SM-A87 harbors:
- a CDS encoding DNA repair ATPase; translated protein: MNTNEEKPVQKDALDGGTYEIIRKRLNTHKSDLQERLNTLNEARKTVFGSLETQLIANNRISTENNCVARDIISLGNTCIFGYNVHFGLRTEISLSDVLSVYEFKDHHFESVALNLFEDATFKTDFSNLYKYYRNTIFSKFARIGNYLHMVFQLSESVTDIKTFKWLIKDNKLTYIDNRSEHEFKYPQQHQFKWQEATRDMQRYGEHSHVAILDKVFVETIGGDLTIKIEDNTEDGMGIFSEPVAYKDQTLDDGQIRFADLGNLIALEIKPFQEEPRYFVYNHKMQEVQKIDSIKETAVLLPDDQGIIFPNGYYLQTGEFHLFSNEVQALKYQETISSPNGEDFLYVFYSPTKGTYLLMDYNMIEQEIKTPIVCGGFTILPNGELCYFKADDEQTKHHMIQIWQTPYLEGDIMPSEHQDSMLYKIGNKDIVKAMAEANELITLLSKEDNYDGLYADIAKSSKNILDAYYWLNEKETAVLNEPLKEINIAANAAIDEFQKVIQLKKNAEKQTQEIQQKAQKLFSKIKSTSFKNINEFVELLSQLRALRGEVIGLYEIRYVNEAFIKSLEAEIAQQTTTISRRCVEFLLKDKALQPYHDKVEEKQQQLDKISKVVEAKKLEEDVNQIAIDLEMLIDIVSNLDIEDTSHSTKIIDNISLIFATINQLKAAIKNKKKSLGSKEAKADFAAQLKLIDQSIINYLDIASTPEKCDEFQTKVSIQLEELEGKFADFEEFITEIIEKREEVYNAFESKKSTINEKRNKKAIALQTASDRILKSIGKKAESLQSVSEINGYYASDLMVNKLRDIVEQLRELDDSGNAEEIETSLKTSREDALRKLKDKQDLYEDGENIIKLGNHKFGVNRQELDLSIVFKDDKLFYHLSGTDFYQELKNEILNNSREYWNQEFISENDSVYRSSFLAFKIYKDQNPEILSGLNEDELLKVIQEESSSNYSEGYIKGVHDLDAAKILHILVQKHQDLGILRWRPEIRAFARYFWNKLENDVKEGYNNSIKASGQVLKYFPNTREYDFLIQELELVISDFGQNTGLFSAEVSLEVAQYLFEELQSDDQFVVSGLAKKLADDFQQMLKKERAESQFKNSVESLQSYSAKIRLVKQWLQAFAKSKLLENQVNYIDEATCCILFPQQNPEVNHIDPSAAISELKGDHKNIKNGQFEFNFHQFTQKLQLYFNYSVPAFQAFRKARHQVTEDLKEQLKLDEFKPRVLTSFVRNKLIDQVYFPLFGENLAKQLGSVGENRRTDRMGMLLLISPPGYGKTTLMEYIANRLGLVFMKINGPAIGHEVTSVDPEAATNSASRQELKKLNLAFEMGNNVMLYLDDIQHCNPEFLQKFISLADGTRKIEGIYNGKSKTYDLRGKKFCVIMAGNPYTESGEKFRIPDMLSNRADIYNLGDIIGDTESLFKLSLLENSLTSNPVLHQLRSRNFDDVYTLIDRVENNSDAGELKGNHTQQEIQDYKSVLEKVLSIRDTVLKVNETYIKSAGTEDEYRTEPAFKLQGSYRDMNKLVSKVVPIMNEKEVNSLLLSHYENESQTLTAAAEANLLKFKELRGNISEEERLRWDAIKETFLKNNKLKGFGDKNEMAQVLSQMMAFSENLEGIKQVLQRGLEK